ATGCCTGAAGAAGCGGCTCAACTATTTTTAAAAGCTTGGGAAGAAGCTTCGGATGACCATGAAAAGTTTCTGGCATCTCATTATGTATCACGTCATCAGAAAACGGTGGAAGATAAGTTAAAGTGGCTTGAAACCTCTTTAGAGTTTGCTTTAAAAATTAATGATGATACTGTTAAAAGTGCCTTGCCTTCTCTTTATCTGAATATTTCCCAATGCTATCAGAACTTAGGCGATCATGAAAATTCAAAAAAGAATGCTGAGTTGTCGGAACTGTTTAGAAACCATCCGTCAGACAAAGGCCCTTTTTACCACGGAACAAAAGCTGAGTTGCAGATTGGAGATCTATTGACCGCTGGTGGAAACTCAAATTATAAGTCAGAATTTAAAATGAATCATATTTACTTCACTGCTTTGACTCAAGGGGCAGGGCTTGCCGCTGCACTGGCAAAAGGGGATGGAGCAGAAAGGGTTTATATTGTAGAACCAACAGGGAATTTCGAAAATGATCCCAATGTAACAGATAAAAAATTTCCAGGAAATCCCACCCGCTCTTATCGTTCCGAAATGCCTTTGAAAATAATAGGAGAGATCACAGAATGGAACAGACCGAAGCCTGAAGATCTTCAGAAGTTTCGGGAAAAATTAGAAAATAGTAAGGGAGACATTATCAATTAGTCTTTGTTTATTCTGTTAATTGGGAAAATGTTTCATTATGACTGTACTCATAAAACTCAGAATGAATATTTCATACATTTGGGAAAAGTTTTTCATTCATCCTATAGTTTTAGCCTCCGAATAGGGGGCGTTTCTGTTGGGTCATTTGAACTAAATGAGGTGACGGCGGATCGTTTGATATTGCCTAGAGAAAAGTTCTGGTGTGACCTTCATTTCCAGCAGCGATAAGATTCTATTGAAATTTCCTTTTAAATAAAAACCTCTATTGAGTTCCAGGGATTTTTTGCCATAATATACAGTACAGACTGGAGTTTGATATTTTCCAACCATTTTCATATCTATTTTTGTAATGTCAGTCCAGAGAAACTGATGCTGTGTCAAACCTCCTGTAAAGCGGATATCCGTATTTGAAATGATTAATTTTAGCCGGGTATACATCAGCATGCTCACAGCAATCAGCAAAAGTAATGGCACCAAAAAA
This region of Chryseobacterium culicis genomic DNA includes:
- the arr gene encoding NAD(+)--rifampin ADP-ribosyltransferase → MFRNHPSDKGPFYHGTKAELQIGDLLTAGGNSNYKSEFKMNHIYFTALTQGAGLAAALAKGDGAERVYIVEPTGNFENDPNVTDKKFPGNPTRSYRSEMPLKIIGEITEWNRPKPEDLQKFREKLENSKGDIIN